Proteins from one Poecile atricapillus isolate bPoeAtr1 chromosome 6, bPoeAtr1.hap1, whole genome shotgun sequence genomic window:
- the TNKS2 gene encoding poly [ADP-ribose] polymerase tankyrase-2 isoform X1 — protein sequence MAGRRCAGGAAALAEAPGCGAAAAEPARELFEACRNGDVERVKRLVRPENVNSRDTAGRKSSPLHFAAGFGRKDVVEYLLQSGANVHARDDGGLIPLHNACSFGHAEVVNLLLRHGADPNARDNWNYTPLHEAAIKGKTDVCIVLLQHGAEPTIRNTDGRTALDLADPSAKAVLTGEYKKDELLESARSGNEEKMMSLLTPLNVNCHASDGRKSTPLHLAAGYNRVKIVQLLLQHGADVHAKDKGDLVPLHNACSYGHYEVTELLVKHGACVNAMDLWQFTPLHEAASKNRVEVCSLLLSYGADPTLLNCHNKSTIDLAPTPQLKERLAYEFKGHSLLQAARESDVARIKKHLSLETVNFKHPQTHETALHCAAASPYPKRKQVCELLLRKGANINEKTKDFLTPLHVASEKAHNDVVEVVVKHEAKVNALDNLGQTSLHRAAHCGHLQTCRLLLSSGCDPSIVSLQGFTALQMGTESVQQLLQEGIPLGNSDADRQLLEAAKAGDVDTVKKLCTVQSVNCRDIEGRQSTPLHFAAGYNRVSVVEYLLQHGADVHAKDKGGLVPLHNACSYGHYEVAELLVKHGAVVNVADLWKFTPLHEAAAKGKYEICKLLLQHGADPTKKNRDGNTPLDLVKDGDTDIQDLLRGDAALLDAAKKGCLARVKKLCSPDNVNCRDTQGRHSTPLHLAAGYNNLEVAEYLLQHGADVNAQDKGGLIPLHNAASYGHVDVAALLIKYNACVNATDKWAFTPLHEAAQKGRTQLCALLLAHGADPTLKNQEGQTPLDLVTADDVSALLTAAMPPSALPTCYKPQVISVSQTTGSAADSLSSVPSSPSSLSAASSLDNLSGSFSELPSVVGTNCAEGATVLEKKEVSGVDFSINQFVRNLGLDHLIDIFEREQITLDVLVEMGHKELKEIGINAYGHRHKIIKGVERLISGQQGLNPYLTLNTSASGTILIDLSTEDKEFQSVEEEMQSTVREHRDGGHAGGVFSRYNILKIQKVCNKKLWERYTHRRKEVSEENHNHANERMLFHGSPFVNAIIHKGFDERHAYIGGMFGAGIYFAENSSKSNQYVYGIGGGTGCPIHKDRSCYVCHRQLLFCRVTLGKSFLQFSAMKMAHSPPGHHSVTGRPSVNGLALAEYVIYRGEQAYPEYLITYQIMKPEATTDA from the exons gTTTTGGTCGGAAGGATGTAGTTGAATATTTACTTCAAAGTGGTGCCAACGTCCATGCACGAGATGATGGAGGCCTTATTCCTCTTCACAACGCTTGCTCTTTTGGCCATGCTGAAGTTGTCAATTTGCTCTTGCGGCACGGTGCAGATCCTAATGCTCGAGATAATTGGAATTACACTCCCCTTCATGAAGCTGCCATTAAGGGGAAGACAGATGTCTGCATTG TACTGTTGCAGCATGGTGCTGAACCAACCATCCGGAACACAGATGGAAGGACAGCTTTGGATTTAGCAGACCCGTCTGCAAAAGCAGTGCTGACTG GTGAATACAAGAAGGATGAACTCTTAGAAAGTGCCAG GAgtggaaatgaggaaaagatgATGTCTCTTCTTACACCATTAAATGTTAACTGTCATGCAAGTGATGGCAGAAAG TCTACTCCATTACATTTGGCAGCTGGGTATAACCGTGTAAAGATAGTCCAGCTCTTACTGCAGCATGGAGCTGATGTACACGCTAAGGATAAAGG AGATCTGGTGCCACTTCACAATGCCTGTTCCTATGGTCATTATGAAGTAACAGAGCTTCTAGTAAAG CATGGAGCATGTGTGAATGCAATGGATCTGTGGCAATTCACCCCTCTGCATGAAGCAGCTTCTAAGAACAGGGTGGAAGTATGTTCTCTTTTGTTAAGTTATGGTGCTGACCCAACACTGTTGAACTGTCACAACAAAAGCACCATTGATTTGGCTCCAACGCCCCAATTAAAAGAACGATTAGCAT atgAATTCAAAGGTCACTCACTGCTACAGGCTGCAAGAGAATCAGATGTAGCTCGTATAAAGAAACATCTTTCTTTGGAAACAGTGAACTTCAAGCATCCTCAGACACATGAGACAGCATTG cactgtgctgctgcatcTCCATATCCTAAGAGGAAACAAGTATGTGAACTGCTGCTAAGGAAAGGTGCCAATAtcaatgaaaaaacaaaaga cttcttGACACCTCTGCATGTGGCATCAGAAAAGGCTCATAATGATGTTGTTGAAGTAGTTGTGAAACATGAAGCTAAG GTTAATGCATTAGATAATCTTGGCCAGACCTCTCTTCATAGAGCAGCACATTGTGGTCATCTTCAGACGTGTAGGTTGCTGCTGAGTTCTGGATGTGATCCCTCCATCGTGTCTCTGCAGGGCTTTACAGCCTTACAAATGGGGACTGAAAGTGTGCAACAGCTACTACAAG aAGGTATCCCATTAGGTAATTCTGATGCAGATCGACAATTGCTGGAGGCTGCAAAGGCTGGAGATGTGGATACCGTAAAA AAGCTGTGTACAGTCCAGAGTGTGAACTGCAGAGATATTGAAGGACGTCAGTCTACACCACTTCATTTTGCAGCTGGATATAACAGAGTATCTGTTGTGGAGTATCTTCTTCAGCATGGAGCTGATGTACATGCAAAAGATAAGGG AGGACTTGTCCCTTTACATAACGCCTGCTCATATGGTCACTATGAAGTTGCAGAACTGTTGGTTAAACATGGTGCAGTTGTCAACGTAGCTGACTTGTGGAAATTCACTCCCTTGCATGAAGctgcagcaaaaggaaaatacgAGATTTGCAAACTCCTGTTACAG CATGGGGCTGACCCTACTAAGAAAAACAGGGATGGAAATACTCCTCTAGACCTTGTTAAAGATGGTGATACTGATATTCAAGACCTACTTAGAGGAGATGCAGCTCTCCTCGATGCTGCAAAGAAAGGTTGTTTGGCCCGAGTAAAAAAGCTCTGTTCACCTGACAATGTCAACTGTCGGGACACACAAGGACGGCATTCAACACCACTACATTTAGCAG CTGGTTACAATAATTTGGAGGTTGCAGAATACCTGTTGCAGCATGGAGCAGATGTGAATGCACAGGATAAAGGAGGCTTGATTCCACTGCATAATGCAGCATCTTATGGG CATGTTGATGTAGCAGCTTTACTTATAAAGTATAATGCATGTGTGAATGCTACAGACAAATGGGCTTTCACACCACTTCATGAAGCAGCCCAGAAAGGAAGGACTCAGCTTTGTGCCTTGTTGCTGGCACATGGGGCTGATCCTACTCTGAAAAACCAAGAAGGACAAACACCGTTGGACCTGGTCACT GCAGACGATGTCAGTGCATTACTGACAGCAGCAATGCCTCCTTCTGCCTTACCAACTTGCTACAAACCTCAGGTTATAAGTGTGTCCCAGACTACAGGTTCTGCAGCTGATTCCCTCTCTTCTGTTCCATCCAGTCCATCCAGTCTGTCTGCTGCAAGTAGTCTTGACAACTTATCTGGTAGTTTTTCTGAACTTCCTTCTGTTGTTGGCACAAACTGTGCAGAGGGAGCTACTGttctggagaaaaaagaag TTTCAGGTGTAGATTTTAGCATTAATCAGTTTGTGCGGAACCTTGGCCTTGATCATCTGATTGACATATTTGAGAGAGAACAG ATAACATTGGACGTATTGGTTGAAATGGGACACAAAGAATTGAAGGAAATTGGCATTAATGCTTATGGCCATAGGCATAAAATCATCAAAGGAGTTGAAAGACTTATTTCTGGACAGCAAG GACTTAACCCATACTTAACTCTAAATACTTCTGCTAGTGGAACTATTCTCATAGACCTTTCCACCGAAGACAAGGAATTTCAGTCAGTAGAAGAAGAG ATGCAGAGTACTGTCCGAGAGCACAGAGATGGAGGACATGCTGGTGGTGTCTTCAGTAGATACAACATCTTAAAG ATTCAGAAAGTATGCAACAAAAAACTCTGGGAAAGATACACTCACAGGAGGAAAGAGGTCTCTGAGGAGAATCATAACCATGCCAATGAAAGGATGCTGTTTCATG GCTCCCCATTTGTGAATGCAATCATTCACAAAGGCTTTGATGAGAGACATGCCTATATAGGTGGCATGTTTGGAGCTGGGATTTATTTTGCTGAGAATTCTTCGAAAAGCAATCAGTATGTATATGGAATtggaggtggcactggatgTCCAATTCACAAAGATAGATCTTGCTATGTTTGCCACAG GCAGTTGCTCTTCTGTCGTGTAACACTGGGCAAGTCCTTTCTGCAGTTCAGTGCAATGAAAATGGCTCATTCTCCCCCGGGACATCATTCAGTGACTGGGCGGCCCAGTGTAAATGGATTGGCATTGGCAGAATATGTCATTTACAGAGGAGAGCAG GCTTATCCAGAATACTTGATTACTTACCAGATTATGAAACCTGAAGCCACCACTGATGCATAA
- the TNKS2 gene encoding poly [ADP-ribose] polymerase tankyrase-2 isoform X2 — MMSLLTPLNVNCHASDGRKSTPLHLAAGYNRVKIVQLLLQHGADVHAKDKGDLVPLHNACSYGHYEVTELLVKHGACVNAMDLWQFTPLHEAASKNRVEVCSLLLSYGADPTLLNCHNKSTIDLAPTPQLKERLAYEFKGHSLLQAARESDVARIKKHLSLETVNFKHPQTHETALHCAAASPYPKRKQVCELLLRKGANINEKTKDFLTPLHVASEKAHNDVVEVVVKHEAKVNALDNLGQTSLHRAAHCGHLQTCRLLLSSGCDPSIVSLQGFTALQMGTESVQQLLQEGIPLGNSDADRQLLEAAKAGDVDTVKKLCTVQSVNCRDIEGRQSTPLHFAAGYNRVSVVEYLLQHGADVHAKDKGGLVPLHNACSYGHYEVAELLVKHGAVVNVADLWKFTPLHEAAAKGKYEICKLLLQHGADPTKKNRDGNTPLDLVKDGDTDIQDLLRGDAALLDAAKKGCLARVKKLCSPDNVNCRDTQGRHSTPLHLAAGYNNLEVAEYLLQHGADVNAQDKGGLIPLHNAASYGHVDVAALLIKYNACVNATDKWAFTPLHEAAQKGRTQLCALLLAHGADPTLKNQEGQTPLDLVTADDVSALLTAAMPPSALPTCYKPQVISVSQTTGSAADSLSSVPSSPSSLSAASSLDNLSGSFSELPSVVGTNCAEGATVLEKKEVSGVDFSINQFVRNLGLDHLIDIFEREQITLDVLVEMGHKELKEIGINAYGHRHKIIKGVERLISGQQGLNPYLTLNTSASGTILIDLSTEDKEFQSVEEEMQSTVREHRDGGHAGGVFSRYNILKIQKVCNKKLWERYTHRRKEVSEENHNHANERMLFHGSPFVNAIIHKGFDERHAYIGGMFGAGIYFAENSSKSNQYVYGIGGGTGCPIHKDRSCYVCHRQLLFCRVTLGKSFLQFSAMKMAHSPPGHHSVTGRPSVNGLALAEYVIYRGEQAYPEYLITYQIMKPEATTDA, encoded by the exons atgATGTCTCTTCTTACACCATTAAATGTTAACTGTCATGCAAGTGATGGCAGAAAG TCTACTCCATTACATTTGGCAGCTGGGTATAACCGTGTAAAGATAGTCCAGCTCTTACTGCAGCATGGAGCTGATGTACACGCTAAGGATAAAGG AGATCTGGTGCCACTTCACAATGCCTGTTCCTATGGTCATTATGAAGTAACAGAGCTTCTAGTAAAG CATGGAGCATGTGTGAATGCAATGGATCTGTGGCAATTCACCCCTCTGCATGAAGCAGCTTCTAAGAACAGGGTGGAAGTATGTTCTCTTTTGTTAAGTTATGGTGCTGACCCAACACTGTTGAACTGTCACAACAAAAGCACCATTGATTTGGCTCCAACGCCCCAATTAAAAGAACGATTAGCAT atgAATTCAAAGGTCACTCACTGCTACAGGCTGCAAGAGAATCAGATGTAGCTCGTATAAAGAAACATCTTTCTTTGGAAACAGTGAACTTCAAGCATCCTCAGACACATGAGACAGCATTG cactgtgctgctgcatcTCCATATCCTAAGAGGAAACAAGTATGTGAACTGCTGCTAAGGAAAGGTGCCAATAtcaatgaaaaaacaaaaga cttcttGACACCTCTGCATGTGGCATCAGAAAAGGCTCATAATGATGTTGTTGAAGTAGTTGTGAAACATGAAGCTAAG GTTAATGCATTAGATAATCTTGGCCAGACCTCTCTTCATAGAGCAGCACATTGTGGTCATCTTCAGACGTGTAGGTTGCTGCTGAGTTCTGGATGTGATCCCTCCATCGTGTCTCTGCAGGGCTTTACAGCCTTACAAATGGGGACTGAAAGTGTGCAACAGCTACTACAAG aAGGTATCCCATTAGGTAATTCTGATGCAGATCGACAATTGCTGGAGGCTGCAAAGGCTGGAGATGTGGATACCGTAAAA AAGCTGTGTACAGTCCAGAGTGTGAACTGCAGAGATATTGAAGGACGTCAGTCTACACCACTTCATTTTGCAGCTGGATATAACAGAGTATCTGTTGTGGAGTATCTTCTTCAGCATGGAGCTGATGTACATGCAAAAGATAAGGG AGGACTTGTCCCTTTACATAACGCCTGCTCATATGGTCACTATGAAGTTGCAGAACTGTTGGTTAAACATGGTGCAGTTGTCAACGTAGCTGACTTGTGGAAATTCACTCCCTTGCATGAAGctgcagcaaaaggaaaatacgAGATTTGCAAACTCCTGTTACAG CATGGGGCTGACCCTACTAAGAAAAACAGGGATGGAAATACTCCTCTAGACCTTGTTAAAGATGGTGATACTGATATTCAAGACCTACTTAGAGGAGATGCAGCTCTCCTCGATGCTGCAAAGAAAGGTTGTTTGGCCCGAGTAAAAAAGCTCTGTTCACCTGACAATGTCAACTGTCGGGACACACAAGGACGGCATTCAACACCACTACATTTAGCAG CTGGTTACAATAATTTGGAGGTTGCAGAATACCTGTTGCAGCATGGAGCAGATGTGAATGCACAGGATAAAGGAGGCTTGATTCCACTGCATAATGCAGCATCTTATGGG CATGTTGATGTAGCAGCTTTACTTATAAAGTATAATGCATGTGTGAATGCTACAGACAAATGGGCTTTCACACCACTTCATGAAGCAGCCCAGAAAGGAAGGACTCAGCTTTGTGCCTTGTTGCTGGCACATGGGGCTGATCCTACTCTGAAAAACCAAGAAGGACAAACACCGTTGGACCTGGTCACT GCAGACGATGTCAGTGCATTACTGACAGCAGCAATGCCTCCTTCTGCCTTACCAACTTGCTACAAACCTCAGGTTATAAGTGTGTCCCAGACTACAGGTTCTGCAGCTGATTCCCTCTCTTCTGTTCCATCCAGTCCATCCAGTCTGTCTGCTGCAAGTAGTCTTGACAACTTATCTGGTAGTTTTTCTGAACTTCCTTCTGTTGTTGGCACAAACTGTGCAGAGGGAGCTACTGttctggagaaaaaagaag TTTCAGGTGTAGATTTTAGCATTAATCAGTTTGTGCGGAACCTTGGCCTTGATCATCTGATTGACATATTTGAGAGAGAACAG ATAACATTGGACGTATTGGTTGAAATGGGACACAAAGAATTGAAGGAAATTGGCATTAATGCTTATGGCCATAGGCATAAAATCATCAAAGGAGTTGAAAGACTTATTTCTGGACAGCAAG GACTTAACCCATACTTAACTCTAAATACTTCTGCTAGTGGAACTATTCTCATAGACCTTTCCACCGAAGACAAGGAATTTCAGTCAGTAGAAGAAGAG ATGCAGAGTACTGTCCGAGAGCACAGAGATGGAGGACATGCTGGTGGTGTCTTCAGTAGATACAACATCTTAAAG ATTCAGAAAGTATGCAACAAAAAACTCTGGGAAAGATACACTCACAGGAGGAAAGAGGTCTCTGAGGAGAATCATAACCATGCCAATGAAAGGATGCTGTTTCATG GCTCCCCATTTGTGAATGCAATCATTCACAAAGGCTTTGATGAGAGACATGCCTATATAGGTGGCATGTTTGGAGCTGGGATTTATTTTGCTGAGAATTCTTCGAAAAGCAATCAGTATGTATATGGAATtggaggtggcactggatgTCCAATTCACAAAGATAGATCTTGCTATGTTTGCCACAG GCAGTTGCTCTTCTGTCGTGTAACACTGGGCAAGTCCTTTCTGCAGTTCAGTGCAATGAAAATGGCTCATTCTCCCCCGGGACATCATTCAGTGACTGGGCGGCCCAGTGTAAATGGATTGGCATTGGCAGAATATGTCATTTACAGAGGAGAGCAG GCTTATCCAGAATACTTGATTACTTACCAGATTATGAAACCTGAAGCCACCACTGATGCATAA